One window of Papaver somniferum cultivar HN1 chromosome 9, ASM357369v1, whole genome shotgun sequence genomic DNA carries:
- the LOC113313732 gene encoding trafficking protein particle complex subunit 1-like isoform X1 → MQFFGGSEVSPSPPIPSGAGNRAHMMYVFNRNGVCLLYREWSRPLRTLSSQQDHKLMFGLLFSLKSFTAKMDPSSVEKGNLGVPQLPGQGCSFHSFSTNSYKLSLMETPSGIKIILVTNPKTGDLRESLKHIYSLYVEYVVKNPLYSPGTQIRCDLLNTALDQYVKNV, encoded by the exons ATGCAGTTCTTTGGAGGTTCCGAGGTCAGTCCATCACCTCCCATACCCAGTGGTGCTGGGAACCGTGCTCACATGATGTACGTGTTCAATAGGAATGGTGTGTGTTTGCTCTATAGAGAGTGGAGTAGACCTCTCAGAACCCTTAGTTCCCAACAAGATCACAAGCTCATGTTCGGACTTCTTTTCTCACTCAAATCTTTTACTGCAAAGATGGATCCTTCAAG TGTTGAGAAAGGAAACCTTGGGGTGCCTCAATTACCAGGTCAAGGATGTTCATTCCATAGCTTCAGTACAAACTCCTACAAATTAAGTTTAATGGAAACCCCTTCAGGGATAAAG ATAATATTGGTTACAAATCCAAAAACTGGTGATTTACGGGAATCCCTAAAGCACATTTATAGTTTGTATGTGGAGTATGTTGTCAAGAATCCCCTCTATAGTCCAGGGACTCAAATTAG gTGTGATCTTTTGAATACAGCTCTGGATCAATACGTGAAGAATGTGTAG
- the LOC113313732 gene encoding trafficking protein particle complex subunit 1-like isoform X2, which translates to MQFFGGSEVSPSPPIPSGAGNRAHMMYVFNRNGVCLLYREWSRPLRTLSSQQDHKLMFGLLFSLKSFTAKMDPSSVEKGNLGVPQLPGQGCSFHSFSTNSYKLSLMETPSGIKIILVTNPKTGDLRESLKHIYSLYVEYVVKNPLYSPGTQIRNNYS; encoded by the exons ATGCAGTTCTTTGGAGGTTCCGAGGTCAGTCCATCACCTCCCATACCCAGTGGTGCTGGGAACCGTGCTCACATGATGTACGTGTTCAATAGGAATGGTGTGTGTTTGCTCTATAGAGAGTGGAGTAGACCTCTCAGAACCCTTAGTTCCCAACAAGATCACAAGCTCATGTTCGGACTTCTTTTCTCACTCAAATCTTTTACTGCAAAGATGGATCCTTCAAG TGTTGAGAAAGGAAACCTTGGGGTGCCTCAATTACCAGGTCAAGGATGTTCATTCCATAGCTTCAGTACAAACTCCTACAAATTAAGTTTAATGGAAACCCCTTCAGGGATAAAG ATAATATTGGTTACAAATCCAAAAACTGGTGATTTACGGGAATCCCTAAAGCACATTTATAGTTTGTATGTGGAGTATGTTGTCAAGAATCCCCTCTATAGTCCAGGGACTCAAATTAG GAACAACTACAGTTGA
- the LOC113313730 gene encoding GDSL esterase/lipase At4g16230-like isoform X2, which produces MDLVTTNNDIELYNESMKLICHYIDNETEFYITHLNFKVMGDNTYSYSYPYFLLKIHILVFIKICLAYSINSNESNYLVIFVFGDSLVDAGNNNRLIHLAKYNVEPNGIDFPGGIPTGRYTNGQTAIDFVGLGFKNFIPPYNDPTTAGEVVLHGVNYASGSSGILDHSGYMFGDRFSMDEQVDNFAKTRQYIISSIGTIAASELFSKSLFSAGIGSNDFGLNYFTPFVSIVNQKLIPLDEFVDSMISKYRLQLTTLYELGGRKFVIQNIPPIGCVPFERALNKLWNGGSCVAPINNAAMLFNTRLKALALELNSNLVGSQFLYADIYYIAWDLINNYQTYGFENNDSACCRGLGPYGGLGLCRPTSEVCSDRSKYIFWDLAHPSEAVNLLVANRLLDGDPNDIYPINIRQLCNS; this is translated from the exons ATGGATTTAGTAACAACCAATAATGATATAGAACTGTATAACGAATCAATGAAACTGATATGTCATTATATAGATAATGAAACTGAGTTTTATATTACACATTTGAACTTCAAAGTTATGGGTGACAACACGTACTCCTACAGTTATCCATATTTTCTTCTAAAGATTCATATCCTTGTGTTTATTAAGATTTGTTTAGCCTATAGTATTAACAGTAATGAAAGCAACTATCTCGTAATATTTGTATTCGGAGATTCTTTGGTTGATGCTGGAAACAATAACAGACTGATTCACTTggcaaaatataatgtggaacctAATGGTATCGATTTTCCTGGCGGGATACCTACTGGTCGATACACCAACGGACAAACGGCTATTGATTTTGTAG GATTGGGTTTCAAGAACTTCATTCCGCCTTACAATGATCCAACTACTGCAGGAGAAGTTGTTTTACATGGAGTCAATTATGCATCTGGTAGTAGTGGAATTCTTGATCACTCCGGTTATATGTTT GGAGATCGATTCAGTATGGATGAACAAGTTGATAATTTTGCCAAAACAAGGCAATACATAATCTCGAGCATCGGCACTATTGCGGCTTCCGAGCTTTTCTCCAAGTCTCTCTTTAGTGCTGGTATAGGTTCAAATGATTTCGGTCTCAACTATTTCACTCCATTTGTTTCAATAGTCAATCAAAAGTTGATTCCTCTAGACGAATTTGTAGATTCAATGATCTCAAAATATAGACTTCAACTCACG ACATTGTATGAACTTGGTGGTAGAAAGTTTGTCATTCAAAACATTCCACCTATTGGTTGCGTCCCGTTTGAGAGAGCATTGAACAAGCTATGGAACGGGGGTTCTTGTGTCGCACCCATAAATAATGCGGCCATGTTATTCAACACGAGATTGAAGGCATTGGCATTGGAGTTGAACTCGAATCTTGTTGGATCACAGTTCCTTTACGCAGATATATACTACATTGCTTGGGATCTCATCAATAATTATCAGACTTATG GTTTTGAGAACAATGATTCTGCATGTTGTCGCGGATTGGGTCCTTACGGAGGGTTGGGATTGTGTCGTCCAACTTCGGAAGTTTGTTCTGACCGGAGCAAATACATATTTTGGGATTTGGCTCATCCCTCGGAGGCCGTCAACTTGCTCGTTGCTAACCGATTGCTCGATGGTGATCCCAACGACATATACCCGATAAATATCCGTCAACTCTGTAACAGCTAA
- the LOC113313730 gene encoding GDSL esterase/lipase At4g16230-like isoform X1, producing the protein MDLVTTNNDIELYNESMKLICHYIDNETEFYITHLNFKVMGDNTYSYSYPYFLLKIHILVFIKICLAYSINSNESNYLVIFVFGDSLVDAGNNNRLIHLAKYNVEPNGIDFPGGIPTGRYTNGQTAIDFVGQGLGFKNFIPPYNDPTTAGEVVLHGVNYASGSSGILDHSGYMFGDRFSMDEQVDNFAKTRQYIISSIGTIAASELFSKSLFSAGIGSNDFGLNYFTPFVSIVNQKLIPLDEFVDSMISKYRLQLTTLYELGGRKFVIQNIPPIGCVPFERALNKLWNGGSCVAPINNAAMLFNTRLKALALELNSNLVGSQFLYADIYYIAWDLINNYQTYGFENNDSACCRGLGPYGGLGLCRPTSEVCSDRSKYIFWDLAHPSEAVNLLVANRLLDGDPNDIYPINIRQLCNS; encoded by the exons ATGGATTTAGTAACAACCAATAATGATATAGAACTGTATAACGAATCAATGAAACTGATATGTCATTATATAGATAATGAAACTGAGTTTTATATTACACATTTGAACTTCAAAGTTATGGGTGACAACACGTACTCCTACAGTTATCCATATTTTCTTCTAAAGATTCATATCCTTGTGTTTATTAAGATTTGTTTAGCCTATAGTATTAACAGTAATGAAAGCAACTATCTCGTAATATTTGTATTCGGAGATTCTTTGGTTGATGCTGGAAACAATAACAGACTGATTCACTTggcaaaatataatgtggaacctAATGGTATCGATTTTCCTGGCGGGATACCTACTGGTCGATACACCAACGGACAAACGGCTATTGATTTTGTAG GTCAAGGATTGGGTTTCAAGAACTTCATTCCGCCTTACAATGATCCAACTACTGCAGGAGAAGTTGTTTTACATGGAGTCAATTATGCATCTGGTAGTAGTGGAATTCTTGATCACTCCGGTTATATGTTT GGAGATCGATTCAGTATGGATGAACAAGTTGATAATTTTGCCAAAACAAGGCAATACATAATCTCGAGCATCGGCACTATTGCGGCTTCCGAGCTTTTCTCCAAGTCTCTCTTTAGTGCTGGTATAGGTTCAAATGATTTCGGTCTCAACTATTTCACTCCATTTGTTTCAATAGTCAATCAAAAGTTGATTCCTCTAGACGAATTTGTAGATTCAATGATCTCAAAATATAGACTTCAACTCACG ACATTGTATGAACTTGGTGGTAGAAAGTTTGTCATTCAAAACATTCCACCTATTGGTTGCGTCCCGTTTGAGAGAGCATTGAACAAGCTATGGAACGGGGGTTCTTGTGTCGCACCCATAAATAATGCGGCCATGTTATTCAACACGAGATTGAAGGCATTGGCATTGGAGTTGAACTCGAATCTTGTTGGATCACAGTTCCTTTACGCAGATATATACTACATTGCTTGGGATCTCATCAATAATTATCAGACTTATG GTTTTGAGAACAATGATTCTGCATGTTGTCGCGGATTGGGTCCTTACGGAGGGTTGGGATTGTGTCGTCCAACTTCGGAAGTTTGTTCTGACCGGAGCAAATACATATTTTGGGATTTGGCTCATCCCTCGGAGGCCGTCAACTTGCTCGTTGCTAACCGATTGCTCGATGGTGATCCCAACGACATATACCCGATAAATATCCGTCAACTCTGTAACAGCTAA
- the LOC113313959 gene encoding GDSL esterase/lipase At4g16230-like → MHTIISTPNSHHPHCLLKNVLIIFFAFEMCSCSVSSANSQERDHSRAIFVFGDSLVDVGNNNYIPLTVGKSNYFPYGIDFPGVISPTGRFTNGRTVVDIIGEELGLKHYIPPYLDPTTVGDVVLRGVNYASGGAGILNDTGAFLGGRINMDAQLDNFANTRNYITSNANLGGSMTSANSSSKTLLERALFVVVMGSNDFIGNYFSPVPFVPTQKSMPLEMFVESLISRFRLQLTRLYKMGARKIAVANVGPVGCTPLERALNPSYRPGDSCISFIDNAVILFNKKLKSLLMDLNSNLVGSKFLCADVYSILSHLISNYQSYGFENYSSPCCKILPRALRGLLPCSPTSIVCSNRSKYVFWDMAHPTEATNVIIAKRLLNGDSEAIYPMNIRQLYYA, encoded by the exons ATGCATACTATTATCTCAACTCCAAACTCCCATCACCCTCATTGTCTTCTTAAGAATGTTCTTATAATCTTCTTCGCGTTCGAGATGTGTAGTTGTAGCGTTAGTTCAGCAAATTCCCAGGAGAGAGATCATAGTCGAGCCATATTTGTTTTTGGAGATTCCTTGGTTGATGTTGGTAACAATAACTACATTCCTCTTACAGTTGGGAAAAGTAACTACTTCCCTTATGGAATCGATTTTCCTGGCGTCATATCTCCTACCGGACGTTTTACCAATGGAAGAACAGTTGTTGACATCATAG GAGAAGAGTTGGGTCTAAAACATTACATTCCTCCATACTTGGATCCAACAACAGTTGGGGACGTCGTTCTTCGTGGAGTCAATTATGCATCTGGTGGTGCTGGAATACTTAACGATACAGGCGCTTTCTTG GGTGGCCGAATCAACATGGATGCACAGCTTGATAACTTTGCAAATACAAGGAACTATATAACCTCGAATGCTAATCTTGGGGGTTCTATGACCTCAGCTAATTCTTCTTCAAAAACACTTTTAGAGAGAGCTCTTTTCGTTGTGGTAatgggttcaaatgatttcattGGCAACTATTTCTCTCCAGTTCCCTTTGTACCTACGCAAAAATCAATGCCTCTAGAAATGTTTGTTGAGTCATTGATCTCAAGATTCAGATTGCAACTAACA AGATTGTACAAAATGGGTGCAAGAAAGATTGCTGTTGCAAATGTCGGACCTGTTGGTTGCACCCCATTAGAAAGAGCTTTGAATCCATCATATAGGCCGGGTGATTCTTGCATCAGTTTCATTGATAATGCAGTGATTTTATTTAACAAGAAACTGAAGAGCCTACTCATGGATTTGAACTCAAATCTTGTTGGATCCAAATTTTTATGCGCTGATGTCTACAGCATTTTATCTCATCTTATCAGTAACTATCAATCTTACG GTTTTGAGAATTACAGTTCTCCATGTTGTAAAATACTTCCAAGAGCTTTGCGAGGTTTGTTACCGTGCAGTCCGACATCAATAGTTTGTAGTAACCGGTCCAAGTATGTATTTTGGGATATGGCTCATCCAACTGAGGCTACTaatgtgattattgcaaagaggCTGCTCAATGGCGATTCTGAAGCCATATATCCAATGAATATTCGCCAACTCTACTACGCATGA